One part of the Entelurus aequoreus isolate RoL-2023_Sb linkage group LG05, RoL_Eaeq_v1.1, whole genome shotgun sequence genome encodes these proteins:
- the LOC133651064 gene encoding solute carrier family 35 member F2-like — MEGQVEEKMCGKLRATCVQFNSKLRGVFTWDLLKTLVMGQVLSLLICGTAVSCEYLAIAGVHTPMMQSFLNYTLLLLVYTTILCTHKGDRNVFQVLKTKWWKYLLMGLADVEANYTVVMAYRYTTLTSIQLLNCFVVPVLMLMSWFLLKTRYKLLHFIAVTVCLLGVAAMVGADVLSGRDQGSTSDVVLGDSLVLISAVLYAASNICQEFTVKNLSRVEFLGMMGFFGTIISGIQLAALEISAVKEIKWNFHVAMLFVAYVLCMFALYSFMPVVVKRTSATAVNLSLLTAALFSLFCGIFLFHYTFSGLYIMAFIFIMVGFVTFNAMPTYAAQPEPDTVDPSDQEAQSASDRLLPANGDGVPRNGGLMVVAAL, encoded by the exons ATGGAGGGCCaagtggaggagaaaatgtgtggGAAACTGAGGGCCACCTGCGTCCAGTTCAATTCCAAGCTGAGGGGCGTCTTTACGTG GGATCTGCTGAAGACCCTGGTCATGGGCCAGGTCTTGTCCTTGTTGATCTGCGGCACAGCGGTGAGCTGTGAGTACCTGGCCATCGCCGGTGTGCACACGCCCATGATGCAGAGCTTCCTCAACTACACCCTGCTGCTGCTCGTCTACACCACCATTCTTTGCACCCACAAAG GGGATCGCAACGTCTTTCAGGTGTTGAAGACCAAGTGGTGGAAGTATCTGCTGATGGGTCTGGCAGATGTGGAGGCAAACTACACTGTGGTCATGGCCTACCGCTATACCACGCTGACCAGCATCCAG CTGCTGAACTGCTTTGTCGTGCCGGTGCTGATGCTCATGTCCTGGTTCCTCCTGAAGACCCGCTACAAGCTGCTCCACTTCATCGCCGTCACTGTGTGCCTGCTGGGCGTGGCCGCCATGGTCGGTGCCGACGTCCTGTCGGGGAGAGACCAGGGTTCCA CCAGTGATGTGGTGCTGGGCGACAGCTTGGTCCTGATCAGCGCCGTCCTCTACGCCGCGTCCAACATATGCCAGGAGTTCACTGTGAAGAACCTGAGCCGGGTGGAATTCTTGGGTATGATGGGCTTCTTTGGGACGATCATCAGTGGAATCCAGCT AGCTGCGCTTGAAATCAGCGCTGTCAAGGAAATCAAATGGAACTTTCACGTCG CCATGCTGTTTGTGGCGTACGTGCTTTGCATGTTCGCGCTGTACAGCTTCATGCCCGTGGTGGTGAAGCGGACGAGCGCCACCGCCGTCAACCTCTCGCTGCTCACCGCCGCCCTCTTCAGCCTATTTTGTGGCATCTTCCTCTTCCACTACACG TTCTCGGGGCTGTACATCATGGCGTTCATCTTCATCATGGTGGGTTTCGTCACGTTCAACGCCATGCCCACCTACGCCGCTCAGCCTGAGCCCGACACCGTGGACCCTTCAGACCAGGAGGCTCAGAGCGCCTCGGACCGCCTGCTGCCGGCAAACGGAGACGGCGTGCCGAGAAACGGCGGCTTGATGGTAGTCGCCGCCCTGTGA